One genomic region from Armatimonadota bacterium encodes:
- a CDS encoding ABC transporter permease: MPERLLSPVSGFLQFAGALVEAAVVPMFRRKVFADARALGGQTVSLMILVAIGVLLFVGLYQAYQFLTVTYSTIYSTGRLADASVLFDRGPEGLVDQARTIPHVREAMGRVVRDGAIIQDGREHERVMGRFVGVPRFRPPAINDLLLVHGRRIRNADEAVLEHQFAAESGYRLGDVIKCSYVGREREFTLVGFAISPEYVYPVPSQYSLFVARGTFGVVFIDEARAREWLGIGRQITELHVLTDPGTREEVLEKLEGLVESYGLETGFVQDDQPSKRLLDMDQQGFATLSVFFPLLFLAAAGLSLYGALSRIVRLQVSLIGMLKACGFSDAQILVQHVLQGVIVSVGGAIPGVVLGHLLAQWLGKQYAESLKLAMFYTEPQWTTMGSAFLMAAGTGFLAAYLPARMAARLTPAVAMRGDIESPRGILAQRRLTRLIRLPRVVYLIPLRGIFRRASRTLLAMAGIIGGAAIIITTFGMYVSTMDAIDEYLQGTRTYEIDAQFTSPGGLEVARFIRGLPGVREVSPNTGLPVRLRSDRGEAELMLTGIRSGQRLLRLHAVTGELIHTTPDGIWVPLKIAERLGVETGDPIWVEWIRTSRRRPVGRLMRVSGLVDVSMGNSCYGEYHDVRRAFSDRVYPESSYGAFIACDPAETEALRRRLERSDAVAAVTTTRDAEEQIEEQMGLMFVFIGVLLSFGSVLAGAAVQSVASVSILERTRELATLRSLGFAARSAAGLIAFELFVLAVLGLIVGIPLGVRLNTLFMASYNTENMTFRAILPPWVHVVTVAIVFALVGASAWAGARRLATMDLSQATKARE, translated from the coding sequence TTGCCTGAGCGACTCCTGTCCCCCGTCAGCGGGTTTCTGCAGTTCGCAGGGGCGCTGGTGGAGGCCGCGGTCGTGCCCATGTTCCGGCGCAAAGTCTTCGCCGATGCGAGGGCATTGGGCGGTCAAACCGTCAGCCTCATGATCCTCGTGGCTATCGGCGTCTTGTTGTTCGTTGGACTCTACCAGGCGTACCAGTTCCTCACGGTAACGTACTCCACGATCTACTCCACAGGGCGCCTTGCAGATGCGTCCGTCCTGTTCGACCGCGGCCCCGAAGGCCTCGTGGACCAGGCACGGACCATCCCGCATGTGCGCGAGGCCATGGGCCGGGTGGTGCGCGACGGCGCGATCATCCAGGATGGCCGGGAGCATGAGCGGGTTATGGGACGGTTCGTGGGTGTCCCGCGCTTTCGCCCGCCAGCCATCAATGATCTCCTCCTCGTGCACGGGCGCAGAATCCGCAATGCCGACGAGGCGGTGCTCGAGCACCAGTTCGCCGCCGAGTCGGGTTACCGGCTCGGCGACGTCATCAAGTGCTCCTACGTGGGCCGGGAGCGAGAGTTCACCCTGGTGGGATTCGCGATCAGCCCGGAGTATGTCTACCCGGTCCCTTCCCAGTATTCGCTGTTCGTGGCCCGGGGGACTTTCGGGGTAGTCTTCATCGACGAGGCCAGGGCGCGGGAGTGGCTGGGGATCGGTCGCCAGATCACCGAACTGCATGTGCTGACGGACCCCGGAACCCGGGAGGAAGTCCTGGAGAAGCTCGAGGGCCTGGTCGAGAGCTACGGCCTCGAGACCGGGTTCGTACAGGACGACCAGCCTAGCAAGCGGCTCCTTGACATGGACCAGCAGGGCTTCGCGACCCTCAGCGTGTTCTTCCCTTTGCTTTTCCTGGCAGCCGCGGGGCTGTCGCTGTACGGCGCACTTAGCCGGATCGTCCGCCTGCAAGTCTCGCTCATCGGGATGCTCAAGGCCTGCGGGTTCAGCGACGCCCAGATCCTCGTCCAGCATGTGCTGCAAGGGGTGATTGTGAGCGTCGGAGGCGCCATTCCCGGCGTCGTGCTGGGGCATCTTCTCGCACAATGGCTGGGGAAGCAGTATGCCGAGTCCCTGAAGCTCGCCATGTTCTACACGGAACCCCAGTGGACCACCATGGGCTCGGCATTCCTCATGGCCGCGGGAACAGGCTTCTTGGCTGCATATCTACCGGCGCGGATGGCAGCGCGGCTCACGCCGGCGGTGGCGATGCGCGGGGATATTGAGAGCCCCCGTGGTATACTGGCCCAGCGCCGGCTTACCCGGCTGATCCGTCTGCCGCGCGTCGTGTATCTCATACCCCTGCGAGGCATTTTCCGCCGGGCATCGAGAACGCTCCTTGCGATGGCCGGGATTATCGGCGGGGCCGCCATTATTATCACCACCTTCGGCATGTATGTGTCGACGATGGATGCCATCGATGAGTATCTGCAGGGGACCCGCACGTACGAGATTGACGCGCAGTTCACATCGCCCGGCGGCCTGGAGGTAGCACGGTTCATCCGCGGCCTGCCCGGGGTGCGCGAGGTGTCGCCGAACACCGGTCTGCCGGTGCGATTACGGTCAGACCGAGGGGAGGCCGAACTGATGCTCACGGGAATCCGATCCGGCCAAAGACTCCTGCGTCTCCACGCGGTCACGGGGGAACTGATCCACACAACGCCGGACGGAATCTGGGTTCCGCTGAAGATCGCTGAACGCCTCGGAGTGGAGACGGGCGATCCCATCTGGGTCGAGTGGATCCGCACCAGCAGGCGCAGGCCGGTGGGCAGGCTCATGAGGGTGTCCGGGCTCGTGGACGTGTCCATGGGTAACTCGTGCTATGGCGAGTACCACGACGTGCGCCGCGCGTTCTCGGACCGCGTATATCCGGAGAGTTCCTACGGAGCCTTCATCGCCTGCGACCCGGCAGAGACAGAGGCCCTGCGGCGCCGGCTGGAGCGATCTGACGCTGTGGCCGCGGTCACCACCACCCGGGACGCCGAAGAGCAGATTGAAGAGCAGATGGGACTGATGTTCGTTTTCATCGGCGTCCTGCTGAGTTTCGGCAGCGTCCTGGCGGGAGCTGCTGTCCAGAGCGTGGCCTCCGTATCCATCCTGGAACGCACCCGGGAACTGGCGACCTTGCGCAGCCTGGGCTTCGCCGCAAGATCTGCTGCGGGGCTGATCGCCTTCGAGCTGTTCGTGCTTGCGGTTCTGGGGCTGATTGTGGGTATTCCGCTGGGGGTGAGGCTCAACACGCTGTTCATGGCGAGTTACAACACGGAGAACATGACTTTCCGGGCGATCCTCCCGCCGTGGGTCCATGTTGTGACGGTTGCCATCGTGTTCGCGCTGGTGGGGGCATCTGCGTGGGCCGGTGCGCGACGCCTGGCCACCATGGACCTGTCCCAGGCCACGAAGGCCAGGGAATAG